AGTGCAACGACAGATAATCATGTTAGTAACATAGGAAACGAAGAGGTCACGATATACTCAAGAGGGGAGGAGACGGGACAAAAGAAGACCATTATTCATATAACGATCGACACAAAGGAGGAAGTTAAACCGGTCGAGGTAGAAGCTCCTCGACCGAGCACTAGTTCAGTTGTTTCTTCTAGACATTCAAAAGGGCCCACACAAAGGAATAAAACGGAGAGAAGAAAAATCAGCGAAAACAATCATGAGTCGACGAGATCAAAACTTACACGTGAGCTTTCGCCGAGAAAACGAAAGCGCCTCCTGAGAAGActagaggagaaaatgaaacacGTAAACGAAAGAATAAGGATTTTAAATCAAGCGGAGCTAACCTTGGACGAGATGAACATGAATGACAGCACTTATATTCAAGAGTGCAGATTAAAAGATCGCTTTAATCAAATCTGGAATCAGATATGCAGAATTAAAGGCAGAACCGCAGAGACAGGGAGGGTAACAGAGAAAGAGGTCAGATGCCCCCCAACAGGATTCCCAGAAATTGACAGAGCTGTTAACaggtttttgaaaaagaaaaaaggtcgTTTTCCGGATAGACATGACATGAGCACTGTCATTTCAGAGGCAAAGAAAAAGCATGGTTTGAAAATAGCACCTCAGGGCCTTGCAGACATTACCGATGAAGTATTTATGTATGTTGGTAACAAGTTACAAAAGAGGCGTCGGTTAGATTTTACAAACAATTCTGGCTGTTTTTTAACTGATGACTATCTCACAAGGGATGACCCTGCCATGGGAGATCCGTCTCTTCTGAAGAAGCTAGAGGAGAACAAGAGGATGAGCAAAAGAGCTCTTGATGAAGTTTTTAATAAGTATGCTCATTATGGACGCCTGAAAAATTGTGGAAATGGTCATGGGAGTACTAGTGATTCTGAAAGTTCAAACCAAGAAAACGACTttgaagggaaaagaaaaaaaagactttctCAGCTTTCTAATGCAGGGGCCTTAGATTCTAGTGGTGGAGAATGTGACGACTTTGAATTAtaaaggaaaagggaaaagtgATGAAGATGAGAAAGGGTTTGATGACCATAGTGGATCTCTTTCACAATGCAGCATTCCAAAAACAAACTCATTCTTTAAGTCAACAAACTCGAGTGCCAGTGTCATGGAggattttgaaataaagaagGCACGCTGAGTAATAGGcctattcacgatagccgccatgttggttttcaaattgtcatgcaaattagcaatgtgttttgctggggggcaaacattggaaaaaaggcaaattgcggaaaatcggcagctcgtcgaaatattgaaataacatttccaaaagtacgttttagaatttagaattaagtcccatttataataattttatatctttgattgcctttgacatttcgACTTTCTACTTTGTTATCTCCTcattttttactaaaaaaacatcgaaataacttgtgtaatcattctattttactacttatgTGAAAAACGTTCAGTGAATGTGGAAAAAATCAAGATGTTTGTtaaaacctctcgaacttgtgttgtttgccccctcagaagtgtgtagctaatttgcatgataatagcaaatccaacatggcggtcatTGTTAATAAGGTCTATTAGTGGAGCACATACCATTGGGAACAATGCTAAAGATGGTGAGAAAAATGATGTGACTTTGCAATCAAGTGAACTTAACTGTGGTATTATGGAACTGTCTTTTCCTGTTTTGCCTGAGTGTGTTGCAAAATCTGAGAAGCAGACAAATGTTACAGAATCTCATGAAGCCTGTCATGATGAGGTAAAAGAAGAAACCATAACAACAGAATTAACATCAGACATAACTAAAGGAACTGTGGAACTTCTTGGAACAAAGGATGTCTCTTTTAAGGAGTCAAATACAAAGGAAAGattgagacaaaaaaaatttgCTTCTTCCTCTTCAGCTAAAAATGGTGATCGTTCTATTAGTGCTACCTCAAGAATTAGCTAAAATCATTTCTGCAGACAGATCTAACGTAATAATAGTTCTGTCAGATGACGAAAGTGACAACAATGATAATTGACCTTCAAACTTTGCAGCTGTATAGAGATAACATTATACAAGatgaatattttaaaatattggcattaaataattttagtatttttatttgaaaaagaCAATCATTGGTCAAGTGTCAAATTAACCCTTGGTGTTAAAACCTTTCtagtgtttctttgttttgagagTTGTTCAACGAAAGTTTAGCAGAAAGCTGAGTTTATATCGCAAAAAACTAATGAAAGAAAAGGTTTCTTGGCATTTCAATGATTTCATGTCCTCGTAATCAGATCAAAGTGAAGAAATTAACACAACTAGCTCATAAGTATTCAAAATAAGAAGCATAAAACAGATTCTTATTTTGTATGCACGGGTATTAgacaatatcaaaaataccataatactctgtCCCTCAAAAATGTTGCAttagcatttattttattttctcttgggacttataatggtcccaaaagaaaatggaaacaattgcttatgcaaaattgtggtgggacaaacaaagagcattatggtatttttaaaatTGGCTAATTTATGTGCATCTGGTGTTAATTTCATTCGAGGCACTATGTTGTTGGTTTCCCAGAGCTTAAAGATTTGTTTACTTTCTCCTGTTTTCTTTCATCTTTCATGTCAAAGCTGAAAGCAAATTTGCAAAGAATAACATTGATTGGTTACCACAAACAGTTTGTGGCCAGTATTCTGGATTTGTTGGAGTTTATCCCTTTGATTCTTTGGAGTACCATACAAAAGAcaattacaatagtccaatcgTGAGATGACAAGGGCATTAACTAACATTTCAAGTCCGTCTAGCAAACAAAAGATATTTCCAATTTTATGGGAAGTGTAGATTACTTACAAATTTCATTTATGTGACTACTAAATGACAAATTATTATCCATGATAACACCCAGATTCCTTGCTTTCTTTGTGATGTTCATTCCAGTCCATTCAAATGTGATGCTGTCACCAAAGGATGGTTGCTTCATAAAACGCAATGTAAAATGCAACACCTCATGTCTTCCCAGGATTGCTTTTAAGCATTTTTCTGGTGTTCCATAAGAAAATATGCTCAACGCACTTCTGCAAGGTAGTAAGGTTGCGCTTGAATGGTAAGGGTTAAAGGCAATATATACTTGACTGTTAATTTTGCTAATGGTAAAAATAATTTACTGTGACTTTGTCATGCTTTTTTAGCAGCCAGTCAGATTGTACCATTTAATGTGTGGTGGGACTTACTGGTTCAATCCAATTGGctgctttaaaaaaaagacatgaCATTGTGATTTACAACATCAGTTTATCCATCGAGTAGTTTTCTTCTATGCGGGGTAAGTGGGACATGTTTTTGTAGGTTCCCTTGTGGCCTTAGGGGGAGTCCCAAAAGGGCATATTTTACAACTATGAGGTGCAGATTACCGGTACCTATCAACGAGGAAATGCTCTTTGTCCCATTGCCCTCGTTTCTTTAAGGTGGAGAAATtgcataatttttattttaaa
The sequence above is a segment of the Montipora foliosa isolate CH-2021 chromosome 2, ASM3666993v2, whole genome shotgun sequence genome. Coding sequences within it:
- the LOC137985421 gene encoding death domain-associated protein 6-like, which codes for MERGKNKTLSDPIIVVSSDEEDDADVEELFKAFASKVEPLISEEEFILLRLKFRDARSEFVSSANFKKSLRWRTEALAEENAYIFTGSILSLLGFDSRQCQSKSKSCEEKSATTDNHVSNIGNEEVTIYSRGEETGQKKTIIHITIDTKEEVKPVEVEAPRPSTSSVVSSRHSKGPTQRNKTERRKISENNHESTRSKLTRELSPRKRKRLLRRLEEKMKHVNERIRILNQAELTLDEMNMNDSTYIQECRLKDRFNQIWNQICRIKGRTAETGRVTEKEVRCPPTGFPEIDRAVNRFLKKKKGRFPDRHDMSTVISEAKKKHGLKIAPQGLADITDEVFMYVGNKLQKRRRLDFTNNSGCFLTDDYLTRDDPAMGDPSLLKKLEENKRMSKRALDEVFNKYAHYGRLKNCGNGHGSTSDSESSNQENDFEGKRKKRLSQLSNAGALDSSGGECDDFEL